The following is a genomic window from Clostridium sp..
GGCAGCTAGCAGATTATGTTAACTGGTTCAATAACCATAGAATTCATTCATCTCTTGGATATGTAACTCCATATCAATTTAAGTTAAATAACCTTAAAAAAGTTGTCTAGAAAAATGTTGACATTCCACATATATCATCCAAGCTTGGAGGAAACTAAAGTTAGCAATCAAGCAAAGATAAGAAAATATGTTAATAAGAACTCCAATTCAAACAGAGAATTAACCTCAGAAGGTAATGGGTCAACGAGAAATTCAGAAGAAATAGACACTTCATCAATAGAACATGAATATGAAAGACTTCCTCAAATAAATAAAAAGAAAAAAGGTCTTAGAATAACAAGAAAAGTTGAAGATGAAAATACCAAGAAATATATTTTAGAAGATGATCATTTAAGAACAACAGCAGATGCCGGTGGAGAAGAAGTAATTAGAGGATTAGAATTTAAGAATGTAGATAAAGTTGAAGAAAAAGGTGAATTGACAGAGTTTATTGATATTTTAAAGCTTTTACAAAAACGACATAACATAAAAACAGTTGAGGTAATTACGGGAGAACTCCCTGAGGGAAAAAAAGGCAAGAGATTTGCAAGACTTAGTGATGGAGTTACTAGGAGAAGGTATGCTATAGGGAAGGTTGCTATGATGGATGGTAGAGAATGCAGTTTGATTGAGGCTGAAAGGGAAGGTAGGGCTTTGTCAATGCTGATACTAAAATCTCAAAAATTAATGAATTGGAAAGCGATTTATAGTATACTATTATTGGGAGTTGTTAATGAAAGTGGAAAATGGAGTAATGGTGCTATTAAAGAAGTTGAAGCATTGGAAGTTCAAGTTATAAGAAATAAACATATTAATAAAGAATTATATAATAAAGTAATTTTTATATACAAAAAATTATAGAATGTTAAATAAATTATACAATATAAAACATATAATAAATAGTTTATGTGTTATTTATATGAAAATGATACATTAGTATAAATTTGTAAAATATTTATTGAATGGGTATATATTTTAAAAATAATACATTATAATATAATTCTTTGAGAGGTATTGTACTATGAACAATAAATATAAAATTTTTATAGAGAATTTAAATAATAATGAATATTATACCAGTTCAAATATATTTGAAGAGTTAATATCATTATTAGAATATAAGGATTCTATAAATTTTAAAATTAATAATGGATCCGGAGATTTATATGATGCAACTTATAGTATATCATTGGATGGCAAAAATTACA
Proteins encoded in this region:
- a CDS encoding Tn7-like element transposition protein TnsE produces the protein MEETKVSNQAKIRKYVNKNSNSNRELTSEGNGSTRNSEEIDTSSIEHEYERLPQINKKKKGLRITRKVEDENTKKYILEDDHLRTTADAGGEEVIRGLEFKNVDKVEEKGELTEFIDILKLLQKRHNIKTVEVITGELPEGKKGKRFARLSDGVTRRRYAIGKVAMMDGRECSLIEAEREGRALSMLILKSQKLMNWKAIYSILLLGVVNESGKWSNGAIKEVEALEVQVIRNKHINKELYNKVIFIYKKL